Proteins from a genomic interval of Streptomyces sp. NBC_01445:
- a CDS encoding winged helix-turn-helix domain-containing protein encodes MANTRSFTTASSVTSAPSPAVSGRHRLRAVDRDEVVDVADFLPPGATWLPAPPHTLPTLPGRPPMIGYLVLVPADQQPLLPVPDEPGRRPDAAPQDSDTAITATATATATDALVRIDGTQRTAQVDGRQLDLTYLEFELLAHLVAHPHRVHTRDQLVTTVWGYGHVGDGRTVDVHVARLRRKLGAEHRQVIQTVRRVGYKYAPPAAR; translated from the coding sequence ATGGCGAACACCCGTTCCTTCACCACCGCTTCCTCTGTGACCTCCGCCCCCTCCCCCGCCGTCTCCGGCCGCCACCGGCTGCGCGCGGTCGACCGGGACGAGGTGGTCGATGTCGCGGACTTCCTGCCGCCGGGCGCGACCTGGCTGCCCGCTCCGCCGCACACCCTGCCCACACTGCCGGGCCGGCCCCCGATGATCGGCTACCTGGTCCTCGTACCGGCGGACCAGCAGCCGCTGCTCCCGGTGCCCGACGAGCCCGGGCGGCGGCCCGACGCCGCGCCGCAGGACAGCGACACCGCCATCACCGCCACCGCCACCGCCACCGCCACCGACGCGCTCGTCCGCATCGACGGCACACAGCGCACCGCGCAGGTCGACGGGCGCCAACTCGACCTGACCTACCTGGAGTTCGAGCTGCTCGCGCACCTCGTCGCGCATCCGCACCGGGTGCACACCCGCGACCAGCTCGTGACCACGGTGTGGGGCTACGGGCACGTGGGCGACGGACGGACGGTCGACGTCCATGTCGCGCGGCTGCGGCGCAAGCTCGGGGCCGAGCACCGTCAGGTGATCCAGACGGTGCGGCGGGTCGGCTACAAGTACGCCCCGCCGGCCGCGCGTTGA
- a CDS encoding alpha-N-acetylglucosaminidase — protein MTAPSRRSVLGTAGAIGLGAAAGFPVTAHAAEGPAFDTAPVRSALNRLLPGHSDQFRLRFLSPQDGGDRFRVTGTRGSLEVAGTTPAVMLAGVHWYLKYVCGAHIAWNGSQLDLPKTLPAPPRPLERSTALPHRFALNDTNDGYTAPYADWPYWERMIDVLALHGCNEVLVIAGTEAVYERVLKDFGYSDAESRAWLPAPTHQPWWLLQNLSGYGGPLSPELIAKRVELGRRITDRLRELGMSPVFPGYYGHVPHGFVERNGGDAHIVPQGTWHGFDRPDWLDPRTQSFADVAASFYGHQRDLFGAAGHFKMDLLHEGGTAGDVPVPDAARGVEKALQKAHPGATWVILGWEANPLPALIDAIDKKRMLIVDGVSDRFTTVTDREKDWGGTPYAFGTIPNFGGRTTIGARAHIWNEKFFAWRDKPGSALAGTAFMPEGTDRDPAAFELFSELAWTEGKVDRAAWFSGYADFRYGARDADARAAWRALHDTAYQHTAVERSDAHDSLFCARPDLAANRAAEYAPRALAYDPGRFDAALSGLLGVAGGLRSSAAYKYDLVDVARQALAHRSRQLLPQLRAAYARKDRDAFRRLATLWLKLMRLSDDVTGTHPAFLLGPWIDDARRLATSDAERAEFERTAKVLITVWGDRATSDPGSLHEYANREWHGLMSDFYVPRWQKWLNALEDALATGSAPAAVDWFAFEEPWTVERKDYPLRPIGDAYKTATRVRDVLARAPYQGSLTVTAQPTVFPPGGHARVEAAFRNVNGLRATGRVDFTLSGIDAAPEGSTSLASVAPAGTGTVRWQASAPGTPLDRPLRPLPYELTVRYGPQGEDRVTSVHAGTLFEAGPLDGAWRTVTGNAAVFGQLGDRYAIDGAGADLWKGTTEFGSAYREGAFTDGSSVEVTVTAQAATGPWARAGLIVRNSLATPGSPGFLNLSATPSNGVVLSYDTNGDGTLDTYRRITGIKAPVTLRLTRSGGSYTGECSTDDGATWRTVATVAVPGAATTQDVGLFMTATNGGGGARGTVEFGGWQLG, from the coding sequence ATGACCGCACCGTCGCGACGTTCCGTCCTCGGCACCGCCGGCGCCATCGGCCTGGGAGCCGCCGCAGGGTTCCCCGTCACGGCTCACGCCGCCGAGGGCCCTGCCTTCGATACGGCTCCCGTACGCTCCGCACTCAACAGACTGCTCCCGGGTCACTCGGACCAGTTCCGTCTCAGGTTCCTCTCCCCGCAGGACGGCGGCGACCGGTTCCGGGTGACGGGCACGCGGGGGAGCCTCGAAGTGGCCGGCACGACACCGGCCGTGATGCTCGCGGGGGTTCACTGGTATCTCAAGTACGTCTGCGGGGCGCACATCGCGTGGAACGGCAGCCAGCTCGACCTGCCGAAGACCCTGCCGGCGCCCCCGCGCCCGCTGGAGAGATCGACCGCGCTCCCCCACCGGTTCGCCCTCAACGACACGAACGACGGCTACACCGCGCCGTACGCGGACTGGCCGTACTGGGAGCGGATGATCGACGTCCTCGCGCTGCACGGGTGCAACGAGGTCCTCGTCATCGCGGGCACGGAGGCCGTGTACGAGCGCGTCCTGAAGGACTTCGGGTACAGCGACGCGGAGTCGCGCGCCTGGCTGCCGGCGCCCACGCACCAGCCGTGGTGGCTCCTGCAGAACCTGTCGGGGTACGGCGGACCGCTGTCGCCCGAACTCATCGCGAAGCGCGTCGAACTGGGCCGCAGGATCACGGACAGGCTGCGCGAGCTCGGCATGTCGCCCGTGTTCCCCGGCTACTACGGGCACGTCCCCCACGGCTTCGTGGAGCGCAACGGCGGCGACGCGCACATCGTTCCGCAGGGCACCTGGCACGGCTTCGACCGGCCCGACTGGCTCGACCCGCGCACTCAGTCCTTCGCCGACGTCGCCGCCTCCTTCTACGGACATCAGCGGGACCTGTTCGGCGCGGCCGGGCACTTCAAGATGGACCTGCTGCACGAGGGCGGCACGGCCGGTGACGTGCCCGTGCCGGACGCGGCGCGCGGCGTCGAGAAGGCCCTGCAGAAGGCGCACCCGGGAGCCACGTGGGTGATTCTCGGCTGGGAGGCCAACCCGCTGCCCGCGCTCATCGACGCGATCGACAAGAAGCGCATGCTGATCGTCGACGGCGTCTCCGACCGCTTCACGACCGTCACCGACCGCGAGAAGGACTGGGGCGGCACGCCCTACGCCTTCGGCACGATCCCGAACTTCGGCGGGCGGACCACCATCGGCGCCCGCGCGCACATCTGGAACGAGAAGTTCTTCGCGTGGCGCGACAAGCCGGGCAGCGCGCTCGCCGGCACGGCCTTCATGCCGGAGGGCACCGACCGCGACCCGGCCGCCTTCGAGCTGTTCTCCGAACTCGCCTGGACCGAGGGCAAGGTGGACCGGGCGGCCTGGTTCTCCGGGTACGCCGATTTCCGTTACGGAGCCCGGGACGCGGACGCTCGGGCCGCCTGGCGCGCCCTGCACGACACCGCGTACCAGCACACGGCGGTGGAGCGCAGCGACGCGCACGACTCGCTGTTCTGTGCCCGTCCCGACCTGGCCGCGAACCGGGCCGCCGAGTACGCGCCCCGCGCCCTGGCCTACGACCCGGGCCGCTTCGACGCGGCCCTGAGCGGGCTGCTCGGTGTGGCCGGCGGACTGCGGAGCTCCGCCGCGTACAAGTACGACCTGGTGGACGTGGCGCGGCAGGCGCTCGCACACCGCTCGCGCCAGCTCCTGCCGCAGCTGCGGGCCGCGTACGCGAGGAAGGACCGGGACGCCTTCCGGCGCCTGGCGACGCTGTGGCTGAAGCTGATGCGGCTGTCCGACGACGTGACGGGAACGCATCCGGCGTTCCTGCTCGGGCCGTGGATCGACGACGCGCGGCGGCTCGCGACGAGCGACGCCGAGCGCGCCGAGTTCGAGCGCACGGCGAAGGTGCTCATCACGGTGTGGGGCGACCGCGCCACGTCCGACCCGGGAAGCCTGCACGAGTACGCCAACCGCGAGTGGCACGGCCTGATGTCCGACTTCTACGTGCCGCGCTGGCAGAAGTGGCTGAACGCCCTGGAGGACGCGCTGGCCACGGGGTCGGCGCCCGCGGCCGTCGACTGGTTCGCGTTCGAGGAGCCGTGGACCGTGGAGCGCAAGGACTATCCGCTGCGGCCCATCGGGGACGCGTACAAGACGGCCACGCGCGTACGTGACGTGCTCGCGCGGGCGCCCTACCAGGGCTCGCTGACCGTCACCGCCCAGCCGACGGTGTTCCCTCCCGGCGGGCACGCGCGCGTGGAGGCCGCTTTCCGCAACGTCAACGGGCTGCGGGCAACCGGGCGCGTGGACTTCACGCTGTCCGGCATCGATGCCGCGCCCGAGGGCTCCACGTCCCTGGCGAGCGTCGCGCCCGCGGGCACGGGCACGGTCCGCTGGCAGGCGAGTGCTCCCGGCACGCCCCTGGACCGGCCACTGCGCCCGCTGCCGTACGAGCTCACCGTGCGGTACGGGCCACAGGGTGAGGACCGGGTGACGTCGGTCCACGCGGGGACGCTCTTCGAGGCCGGGCCGCTCGACGGCGCCTGGCGGACCGTCACCGGCAATGCCGCCGTCTTCGGGCAGTTGGGCGACCGGTACGCGATCGACGGGGCGGGCGCCGACCTGTGGAAGGGAACCACGGAGTTCGGCTCGGCGTACCGCGAGGGCGCCTTCACGGACGGGTCCTCGGTTGAGGTCACGGTGACCGCGCAGGCCGCCACGGGCCCGTGGGCGCGGGCCGGCCTCATCGTCCGCAACTCCCTGGCGACGCCCGGCTCCCCGGGCTTCCTGAACCTCTCCGCGACGCCGTCCAACGGGGTCGTGCTGTCGTACGACACGAACGGGGACGGCACGCTCGACACGTACCGGCGCATCACCGGGATCAAGGCGCCGGTCACGCTCAGGCTGACCCGGTCCGGCGGCTCGTACACGGGTGAGTGCTCGACGGACGACGGGGCGACCTGGCGGACCGTCGCGACCGTGGCGGTGCCGGGGGCGGCGACGACGCAGGACGTGGGGCTGTTCATGACGGCGACGAACGGCGGCGGTGGGGCGCGCGGCACCGTGGAGTTCGGGGGCTGGCAGCTCGGGTAG
- a CDS encoding arsenate reductase family protein, whose protein sequence is MEIWINPACSKCRSALSLLDAEGADYTVRRYLEDVPSEDDIRAVLERLGLEPWDITRTQEADAKELGLKDWARDAGSRDRWIAALSAHPKLIQRPIITAEDGTAVVARSEDAVRDALGRH, encoded by the coding sequence ATGGAAATCTGGATCAACCCCGCCTGTTCGAAGTGCCGCAGCGCGCTCTCCCTGCTCGACGCGGAGGGAGCCGACTACACGGTGCGGCGCTACCTGGAGGACGTGCCGTCCGAGGACGACATCCGCGCCGTTCTGGAGCGGCTCGGGCTCGAACCGTGGGACATCACACGGACGCAGGAGGCCGACGCGAAGGAGCTCGGCCTGAAGGACTGGGCGCGGGACGCGGGTTCGCGCGACCGGTGGATCGCGGCGCTCTCCGCGCACCCGAAGCTCATCCAGCGGCCGATCATCACGGCGGAGGACGGTACGGCCGTGGTGGCGCGCAGCGAGGACGCGGTCCGGGACGCGCTCGGACGCCACTGA
- a CDS encoding sensor histidine kinase: MDASSAFGGRARRALVAGARGLALAVVGFAGSLTLFVLSVLSIVFVVLGVGVLTTPAVLSLVRSWANRRRVLAAEWYGIRVPALYRPFPADVRTGLVGQAERCRLMLGDPATWRDLLWLLVDMTAGFVTALLPAAVVFYPLEGYALAAGLWRVFTDGTYVGWWYGFVPISGQGSAFEAAGLASALLVAGYFTAPALLRAHFQLTRAVLTPDEGELAARVEVLTQTRRDAVDTSAAELRRIERDLHDGAQARLVAMGMDLGTIETLIEKNPQKAKELLAQARRSSADALTELRDLVRGIHPPVLAERGLGDAVQALALRLPVATDVDVDLPGRAEAPVESAAYFAVSEVLTNAVKHSGADRIWVDVHHTGATGMLRISVTDNGKGGASIGAGSGLSGIERRLGTFDGVLAVSSPAGGPTMVTMELPCALS, encoded by the coding sequence ATGGACGCGTCGAGTGCGTTCGGCGGACGGGCGCGCCGCGCCCTGGTGGCGGGGGCGCGTGGCCTCGCGCTCGCAGTCGTGGGGTTCGCCGGGTCGCTCACCCTCTTCGTGCTGTCCGTCCTGTCGATCGTGTTCGTCGTCCTGGGCGTCGGCGTACTCACCACGCCTGCCGTGCTCTCCCTGGTCAGGTCCTGGGCGAACCGTCGGCGCGTCCTCGCCGCCGAGTGGTACGGGATCCGCGTCCCGGCGCTGTACCGGCCCTTCCCCGCCGACGTCCGGACCGGACTCGTCGGGCAGGCGGAGCGCTGCAGGCTGATGCTCGGTGACCCGGCGACATGGCGGGACCTGCTGTGGCTGCTCGTCGACATGACGGCCGGGTTCGTGACCGCGCTCCTGCCGGCCGCGGTCGTCTTCTATCCGCTGGAGGGGTACGCCCTCGCGGCCGGCCTGTGGCGGGTCTTCACGGACGGCACGTACGTCGGCTGGTGGTACGGGTTCGTGCCCATCAGCGGCCAGGGCTCCGCGTTCGAGGCCGCCGGCCTCGCCAGCGCGCTCCTCGTGGCCGGTTACTTCACTGCCCCTGCGCTGCTGCGCGCCCACTTCCAGCTGACCCGGGCCGTCCTCACCCCGGACGAGGGCGAACTGGCCGCCCGCGTCGAGGTGTTGACGCAGACGCGGCGCGACGCGGTCGACACCTCGGCCGCGGAGCTGCGCCGCATCGAGCGCGACCTGCACGACGGCGCGCAGGCCCGCCTCGTCGCCATGGGCATGGACCTCGGCACGATCGAGACGCTGATCGAGAAGAACCCGCAGAAGGCCAAGGAGCTGCTCGCGCAGGCCCGCAGGTCCTCCGCCGACGCCCTCACCGAGCTGCGCGACCTGGTCCGCGGCATCCATCCGCCGGTCCTCGCCGAGCGCGGCCTCGGTGACGCGGTGCAGGCGCTCGCGCTGCGGCTGCCGGTCGCCACCGACGTCGACGTGGACCTGCCGGGCCGCGCCGAGGCGCCCGTCGAGTCGGCGGCGTACTTCGCCGTCAGCGAGGTCCTCACGAACGCCGTCAAGCACTCGGGGGCCGACCGCATCTGGGTCGACGTGCACCACACCGGGGCGACGGGCATGCTGCGGATCTCCGTCACCGACAACGGCAAAGGCGGGGCGAGTATCGGGGCGGGGTCGGGGCTGAGCGGGATCGAGCGCCGGCTCGGTACATTCGACGGCGTCCTCGCCGTCAGCTCCCCCGCCGGCGGTCCGACCATGGTGACGATGGAGCTTCCTTGCGCGTTGTCCTAG
- a CDS encoding tyrosine-protein phosphatase: MPPIPATTVANLRDLGGIPLPGGRTVRPGLALRSGQLDRLDPANDPAFTALGIRTIVDFRTNGERASYPDHVPDGVQVLVADALADKIAQTGAAPAAAQLKHVLSDPALADEKLGGGRAESLFADTYRALVSTKSARAAYRTLLTELADPDAGPLLFHCTAGKDRTGWAATVVLTLLGADQAALETEYLSVNSAVREAFAPLVEGFTAQGGDPEIALALIGVRASYLHAAQDEVAVQYGDFETYVREGLEVPDEAVERIRKRLTAG; encoded by the coding sequence ATGCCCCCGATCCCCGCCACCACCGTCGCCAACCTCCGTGACCTCGGCGGGATCCCGCTGCCCGGCGGACGCACCGTACGCCCGGGCCTCGCCCTGCGGTCCGGGCAGCTCGACCGGCTCGACCCCGCGAACGATCCGGCGTTCACCGCGCTCGGCATCCGCACGATCGTCGACTTCCGCACCAACGGCGAGCGCGCCTCCTACCCCGACCACGTCCCCGACGGCGTCCAGGTCCTGGTCGCGGACGCGCTCGCCGACAAGATCGCCCAGACCGGGGCCGCGCCCGCCGCCGCGCAGCTCAAGCATGTCCTGTCCGACCCGGCGCTCGCCGACGAGAAGCTCGGCGGCGGGCGCGCCGAGTCGCTCTTCGCCGACACCTACCGCGCCCTCGTCTCCACGAAGTCCGCGCGGGCCGCCTACCGCACGCTCCTGACCGAACTGGCCGACCCCGACGCGGGCCCGCTGCTCTTCCACTGCACCGCGGGCAAGGACCGCACCGGCTGGGCCGCGACGGTCGTTCTGACGCTCCTCGGCGCGGACCAGGCGGCCCTGGAGACGGAGTACCTGTCGGTCAACTCGGCGGTACGGGAGGCCTTCGCGCCGCTCGTCGAGGGGTTCACCGCGCAGGGCGGCGACCCGGAGATCGCGCTCGCGCTGATCGGCGTACGGGCGTCGTACCTGCACGCCGCGCAGGACGAGGTGGCGGTGCAGTACGGGGACTTCGAGACGTACGTGCGCGAGGGGCTCGAGGTGCCGGACGAGGCGGTGGAGCGGATCCGGAAGCGGCTGACGGCCGGGTGA
- a CDS encoding NAD-dependent epimerase/dehydratase family protein — MKLLVLGGTEFVGRAVVEAAVARSWDVTVFHRGQHAAPEGVRSLHGDRTADGGLAALAESEGEWDVVVDTWGAAPRVVRDSARLLAGRAGRYIYVSTSSVYTWAPPPGYTEDAPVVDGASPDAERTDYARDKRGGELAAVEAFGAGRALLVRCGLILGPYENIGRLPWWLGRIARGGPVLAPGPRELPLQYIDVRDLAAWILDAAQTGLSGPYTVISPSGHTTMGGLLDACIRATGGDADLRWTAPEVIAAAGIEPWMQLPVWVPPGGDMHAALHSADVAKAVAAGLRCRPVEETVADTWAWLESIGGKAPQRPDRPVLGLDPATEAKVLAG, encoded by the coding sequence ATGAAACTTCTGGTTCTCGGCGGTACGGAATTCGTGGGGCGCGCAGTGGTGGAGGCCGCGGTCGCCAGGTCCTGGGACGTGACGGTCTTCCACCGCGGGCAGCACGCGGCGCCCGAAGGGGTGCGGTCCCTGCACGGGGACCGCACCGCGGACGGCGGGCTCGCCGCGCTCGCGGAGAGCGAGGGCGAGTGGGACGTCGTCGTGGACACCTGGGGGGCGGCGCCCCGCGTGGTCCGCGACTCCGCCCGGCTGCTCGCAGGGCGCGCGGGCCGCTACATATACGTGTCGACCTCGTCCGTGTACACGTGGGCGCCCCCGCCCGGCTACACCGAGGACGCCCCGGTCGTCGACGGTGCCTCGCCCGACGCGGAACGGACGGACTACGCGCGGGACAAGCGGGGCGGTGAGCTCGCGGCGGTCGAAGCGTTCGGCGCCGGGCGTGCGCTGCTCGTGCGGTGCGGGCTGATCCTCGGCCCGTACGAGAACATCGGCCGGCTCCCGTGGTGGCTGGGGCGGATCGCGCGGGGCGGCCCCGTGCTCGCACCCGGCCCCCGCGAACTGCCGCTCCAGTACATCGACGTACGCGACCTCGCCGCCTGGATCCTCGATGCGGCACAGACCGGACTGAGCGGCCCGTACACCGTGATCAGCCCCTCCGGGCACACGACCATGGGCGGGCTGCTCGACGCCTGCATCCGGGCCACCGGGGGCGATGCCGACCTGCGCTGGACCGCTCCCGAGGTGATCGCCGCTGCGGGTATCGAGCCGTGGATGCAGCTGCCGGTGTGGGTGCCGCCGGGCGGTGACATGCATGCCGCGCTGCACAGCGCTGACGTGGCGAAGGCGGTCGCGGCCGGGCTGCGCTGCCGGCCCGTCGAGGAGACCGTCGCCGACACCTGGGCCTGGCTGGAGTCCATCGGCGGGAAGGCCCCGCAGCGCCCGGACCGGCCGGTGCTCGGCCTCGACCCGGCGACGGAGGCGAAGGTCCTGGCGGGCTGA
- a CDS encoding DUF1996 domain-containing protein: MGRTSRKRRSSLATRMTVASAALLLGGGGLVAVNVYASAHEENPAQRGDGAQQQQQQVATIDCPDVGNGLSDVPDAARSEVDGELATMDSQITESYQRLAASRDAAARDPEFVQNSILQPLKERRSTLIDRIGLEISRAGGTAPEGMKDLAACTARSAGTDGSPPAGSAAPSAPADGGQADGGQQDGGQQGDGGQQGGGQDGGQGGGQQNGNGPDASDFVDINSVQPNVKTPPNQRAASRGTFTTKCGRNENGKFNPDNVIVAPGVSNGAHHMHDYVGNQANDAFASDDDLANGDTSCRNQGDKSTYYWPVLRLQNGKDENDAQADGGGKDQNVGEIQTPASVTLKFVGNPTGKVVAMPRFLRIITGDAKAFTNGDANANASWSCTGFEDRQLKDKYPICPEGSKVVRSFKFQSCWDGRNTDSANHRTHVAFADPASGACPQGFQAIPQLQQRIVYDVPPGPGFAVDSFPEQLHKPVTDHGDFINVFDEGLMKRVANCINRGQRCT, from the coding sequence ATGGGACGCACATCACGAAAACGGCGCTCGTCACTCGCGACGCGCATGACGGTCGCGTCGGCCGCACTGCTCCTGGGTGGAGGAGGGCTGGTCGCGGTGAACGTCTACGCGTCCGCCCACGAGGAGAACCCGGCGCAGCGCGGCGACGGCGCGCAGCAGCAACAGCAGCAGGTCGCCACCATCGACTGCCCCGACGTGGGCAACGGGCTCTCCGACGTGCCGGACGCCGCGCGGTCGGAGGTCGACGGCGAACTGGCCACGATGGACAGCCAGATCACCGAGTCGTACCAGCGCCTCGCGGCCTCGCGGGACGCTGCGGCGCGGGATCCGGAGTTCGTACAGAACAGCATTCTGCAGCCGTTGAAGGAGCGGCGTTCGACCCTCATCGACCGGATCGGCCTGGAGATCAGCCGGGCCGGCGGCACGGCCCCCGAGGGCATGAAGGACCTCGCGGCCTGCACGGCCAGGTCGGCCGGCACCGACGGCAGCCCCCCGGCCGGCTCCGCCGCGCCGTCCGCGCCCGCGGACGGCGGTCAGGCAGACGGCGGCCAACAGGACGGCGGCCAGCAAGGAGACGGCGGTCAGCAGGGTGGCGGACAGGACGGCGGGCAGGGCGGCGGTCAGCAGAACGGCAACGGCCCCGACGCCTCCGACTTCGTCGACATCAACTCCGTCCAGCCCAACGTGAAGACGCCGCCCAACCAGCGGGCCGCCTCCCGCGGCACGTTCACCACGAAATGCGGGCGGAACGAGAACGGCAAGTTCAATCCCGACAACGTCATCGTGGCGCCCGGTGTGAGCAATGGCGCGCACCATATGCACGACTACGTGGGAAATCAGGCGAACGACGCCTTCGCCAGTGACGACGATCTTGCGAATGGCGACACGAGCTGTCGCAATCAGGGCGACAAGTCGACCTATTACTGGCCTGTTCTGCGCCTCCAGAACGGAAAGGACGAGAACGACGCGCAGGCCGACGGCGGCGGCAAGGACCAGAATGTCGGCGAGATCCAGACACCTGCCTCGGTCACGCTGAAGTTCGTGGGAAATCCGACCGGCAAGGTCGTCGCCATGCCGCGGTTCCTGCGCATCATCACCGGTGACGCCAAGGCCTTCACCAACGGCGACGCGAACGCGAACGCGTCCTGGAGCTGCACCGGCTTCGAGGACCGCCAGCTCAAGGACAAGTACCCGATCTGCCCCGAGGGCAGCAAGGTCGTGCGGTCGTTCAAGTTCCAGAGCTGCTGGGACGGGCGCAACACCGACAGCGCCAACCACCGTACGCACGTGGCCTTCGCCGACCCGGCCAGCGGCGCCTGCCCGCAGGGCTTCCAGGCGATCCCCCAGCTGCAGCAGCGCATCGTGTACGACGTCCCGCCCGGCCCCGGCTTCGCCGTCGACTCGTTCCCCGAGCAGCTGCACAAGCCCGTGACCGACCACGGCGACTTCATCAACGTCTTCGACGAGGGCCTGATGAAGCGCGTCGCGAACTGCATCAACCGGGGTCAGCGCTGTACCTGA
- the glnII gene encoding glutamine synthetase: MTFKAEYIWIDGTQPTAKLRSKTKIIAGSAPALEELPIWGFDGSSTSQAKGHASDRVLRPVASYPDPIRGGDDILVMCEVLNIDMTPHESNTRAALAEVAGQFAAQESIFGIEQEYTFFEGERPLGFPVGGFPAAQGGYYCGVGADEIFGRDVVEAHLDNCLKAGLGISGINAEVMPGQWEFQVGPLAPLEVSDQLWVARWLLYRTAEDFNISATLDPKPVKGDWNGAGAHTNFSTKAMREGYEAIITACESLGEGSKPMDHVKNYGAGIDDRLTGLHETAPWNEYSYGVSDRGASVRIPWQVEKDGKGYIEDRRPNANVDPYVVTRLIVDTCCTALEKAGQV, encoded by the coding sequence GTGACGTTCAAGGCTGAGTACATCTGGATCGACGGCACCCAGCCGACGGCCAAGCTCCGTTCGAAGACGAAGATCATCGCGGGTTCCGCGCCGGCGCTCGAAGAGCTGCCGATCTGGGGCTTCGACGGTTCGAGCACCAGCCAGGCCAAGGGCCACGCCTCCGACCGCGTGCTGCGTCCCGTCGCCTCCTACCCGGACCCGATCCGCGGCGGCGACGACATCCTCGTCATGTGCGAGGTCCTGAACATCGACATGACGCCGCACGAGTCCAACACGCGTGCCGCGCTCGCCGAGGTCGCGGGGCAGTTCGCCGCGCAGGAGTCGATCTTCGGCATCGAGCAGGAGTACACGTTCTTCGAGGGCGAGCGCCCGCTCGGCTTCCCCGTGGGCGGCTTCCCGGCCGCGCAGGGCGGCTACTACTGCGGTGTCGGCGCGGACGAGATCTTCGGCCGTGACGTCGTCGAGGCGCACCTGGACAACTGCCTCAAGGCGGGCCTCGGGATCTCCGGCATCAACGCCGAGGTCATGCCCGGCCAGTGGGAGTTCCAGGTCGGCCCGCTCGCCCCGCTCGAGGTCTCCGACCAGCTGTGGGTGGCCCGCTGGCTGCTGTACCGCACCGCCGAGGACTTCAACATCTCCGCGACCCTCGACCCGAAGCCGGTCAAGGGCGACTGGAACGGCGCCGGCGCGCACACCAACTTCTCCACGAAGGCGATGCGCGAGGGTTACGAGGCGATCATCACCGCGTGCGAGTCGCTCGGCGAGGGCTCGAAGCCGATGGACCACGTCAAGAACTACGGCGCGGGCATCGACGACCGTCTGACGGGTCTGCACGAGACCGCCCCGTGGAACGAGTACAGCTACGGCGTCTCCGACCGCGGTGCCTCGGTCCGCATCCCGTGGCAGGTCGAGAAGGACGGCAAGGGCTACATCGAGGACCGCCGTCCGAACGCGAACGTCGACCCGTACGTCGTGACGCGTCTGATCGTCGACACCTGCTGCACCGCTCTGGAGAAGGCCGGCCAGGTCTGA
- a CDS encoding response regulator transcription factor — protein MRVVLAEDLFLLRDGLVRMLEAYDFEVAAAVESGPELTKALAELEPDVAVVDVRLPPSHTDEGLQCALAARRARPGLPVLVLSQHVEQLYARELLADGNGGIGYLLKDRVFDADQFIDAVRRVAAGGTAMDPQVIQQLLSRRAADAPLGGLTPREMEVLELMAQGRSNAAIAGQLVVTERAIAKHTSNIFLKLGLPVSDDDNRRVLAVIAYLDQGR, from the coding sequence TTGCGCGTTGTCCTAGCCGAAGATCTCTTCCTGCTCCGCGACGGCCTGGTCCGGATGCTGGAGGCGTACGACTTCGAGGTCGCCGCGGCCGTCGAGAGCGGGCCCGAACTGACCAAGGCGCTGGCCGAGTTGGAGCCGGACGTCGCGGTCGTCGACGTACGGCTGCCGCCCTCGCACACGGACGAGGGGCTGCAGTGTGCACTGGCCGCGCGGCGGGCGCGGCCAGGGCTGCCGGTCCTCGTCCTGTCGCAGCACGTGGAGCAGCTGTACGCGCGCGAGCTGCTCGCCGACGGGAACGGCGGGATCGGCTATCTGCTGAAGGACCGGGTGTTCGACGCGGACCAGTTCATCGACGCGGTGCGCCGGGTCGCCGCGGGCGGGACCGCGATGGACCCGCAGGTGATCCAGCAACTCCTCTCGCGGCGGGCCGCCGACGCGCCGCTCGGCGGTCTGACACCGCGCGAAATGGAGGTTCTGGAACTCATGGCGCAGGGCCGGTCGAATGCGGCCATCGCGGGCCAACTCGTCGTCACGGAACGGGCGATCGCGAAACACACCTCCAATATCTTTCTGAAGCTGGGACTTCCGGTGTCGGACGACGACAACCGGCGGGTTCTCGCCGTCATCGCCTATCTGGATCAGGGCCGTTGA